A single genomic interval of Helianthus annuus cultivar XRQ/B chromosome 6, HanXRQr2.0-SUNRISE, whole genome shotgun sequence harbors:
- the LOC110865740 gene encoding uncharacterized protein LOC110865740 isoform X2 yields MDFGYHSHSRSRSQTSERQIDTCVEDDVKFPNFVNKDEITCILGEASACDFDEEILFKNQGTGDCKQLSTSFTSEADNDNYQNINPFISGGNRKGVCTWLAENADINVTNNCASFHSLSSKLRCHLKVAKAKPNTSFLFEHSHIRTI; encoded by the exons ATGGATTTTGGTTATCATTCGCATTCGCGCTCAAGGAGTCAAACTTCAGAG AGGCAAATTGATACCTGTGTTGAAGATGATGTCAAATTCCCAAATTTTGTCAACAAGGATGAAATCACATGCATCTTGGGGGAAGCTTCTgcgtgtgattttgatgaagaaattcTCTTTAAAAATCAG GGGACAGGGGACTGCAAGCAGTTGAGTACAAGCTTCACTTCTGAGGCTGATAATGATAACTACCAGAATATAAATCCTTTTATTTCTGGCGGAAATAGAAAAGGTGTTTGCACTTGGCTTGCAGAAAATGCAGATATTAATGTGACTAATAATTGTGCTTCATTCCACTCTTTATCTTCCAAACTTAGATGTCATCTAAAG GTGGCCAAGGCAAAGCCAAACACAAGTTTTCTATTCGAACACAGTCACATAAGGACAATTTAA
- the LOC110865740 gene encoding uncharacterized protein LOC110865740 isoform X1, which produces MDFGYHSHSRSRSQTSERQIDTCVEDDVKFPNFVNKDEITCILGEASACDFDEEILFKNQGTGDCKQLSTSFTSEADNDNYQNINPFISGGNRKGGQGKAKHKFSIRTQSHKDNLNKDSSDVYESHTLVKEKEMDGMTNYMTPARFPISHTHSTTSVAELLLRVQIEHDLPEGSTVNEHALFH; this is translated from the exons ATGGATTTTGGTTATCATTCGCATTCGCGCTCAAGGAGTCAAACTTCAGAG AGGCAAATTGATACCTGTGTTGAAGATGATGTCAAATTCCCAAATTTTGTCAACAAGGATGAAATCACATGCATCTTGGGGGAAGCTTCTgcgtgtgattttgatgaagaaattcTCTTTAAAAATCAG GGGACAGGGGACTGCAAGCAGTTGAGTACAAGCTTCACTTCTGAGGCTGATAATGATAACTACCAGAATATAAATCCTTTTATTTCTGGCGGAAATAGAAAAG GTGGCCAAGGCAAAGCCAAACACAAGTTTTCTATTCGAACACAGTCACATAAGGACAATTTAAATAAAGATTCAAGTGATGTCTATGAAAGTCACACATTAGTTAAG GAAAAAGAGATGGATGGGATGACGAATTATATGACGCCAGCTAGATTTCCGATTTCACATACTCATTCCACGACTTCAGTAGCAGAGCTCCTTTTACGGGTTCAAATTGAACATGATCTACCTGAAGGAAGTACTGTAAATGAACATGCCCTGTTTCATTAG